Genomic DNA from Carettochelys insculpta isolate YL-2023 chromosome 15, ASM3395843v1, whole genome shotgun sequence:
GCTATTTGCACAGCTGCCTCAGTGGCTTCCTCAGAGTCCAACTCAttctgctccagctctgcagatTCTGTCTTTATTTCTGATCGCAGCTCTCCAATGCTTATTAGCTCTTGGATTTCCTTTGCCTGTGACTCCTCACAGTCTCGCCTTTCCTGCTTCACAGTCACTGCTACTTGGGAGATCTGAGCCTGCTTCTCATGGTCCTGCTGAATTGGATGCTCCCATGGGCCAGTCAAGGCCTGAGGGTCATCAGTCTCTTCACAGAAAGACAAAGCAGCTTCAACTGCTGCTACGTCCAGGACTTCAGGATGGTCATCTCCCTTtaccaaaacaaagcaaagcagcaaaaGCTAAGGTCAGCAAAGAGGGAATCAGAACCTCTGTACTGGTTCAGATACAGAGACCTCCCCATCCCAAATACATCTCTACCCTATCGGCCAGGGCCACAGTGTTCCAATACTGAGAAAGCGGCAATGGGTGCATCAGTATAATTTCTAAATAATAAACCAATGCGGCTTTCCAAAGCTGTATGAACTGTTGTTAAAACAAGGGTATCTAGGAGCCTGGAAAAACCACTATGAAGACATTAAACAGGTCCTTACATCCAGGTAGGGCCATATGTATTCTGTCTTCAGATGGTTCATACCCACTTTGGGCCAAGTGCATCACAGATTGTTAAGGAACCTTTTAATCCTTGCTAGCAACCACTCAGCACCATGTTCCTGGGTCAAGTATTGCTTAATATGGAGAAATAGGACTCACCTCTCTGTACTTTTAGCCCAGGAGACTCCTTGGCAAAGCTTGGGGCCTCCATGCTCAGAGACATGGGATTCTGGAATATACAGTGCTAGCAGCACTTGTTTGTTTGCCTGTCTAGAATCTGTTCCCCATTCAGTCTTGGTGCCAGCTGAAACCCAAAGGGTTTGCTCCAAGTGGAGCACCATACAACAATTGCAGCATGCTGGCAACGAGGTTGCCAGGGGAATGGAACATAACTTggatgaagagggagaaaatatGCAGGTGAAGATAGTTGAATGAGCAAGAAACACACAGAAATAGGACTAGGAAGCAACAACTTTGGCTATGTCAACAGTAGACTAAGAAACTCAACCACAGATACAAAAtttcagctatggcaattgtgtagctaaaagtCGACTCCTCtgtgctcggctaacttggctgtctatacaggaAAAGGTTGACagcagagtttctcccgtcaacctcccttactcctcaagtcTTATGAGGAATACAAGGGTTGACTTGGACCCCGAGTGGTCAATTTTATGCATCTCTCCTACAAGTGTGAAACTgaaccttggaagattgaccctgagtggatcaatcttctggggtagtgtagatctGACCTAAAATAAATATATCCAGACCCTGAAGAAAAATGCAGCCGACCCTCCAGCTTGCTTTGACAATTTACCTTTTCCTCAATGATGGCTATAATATCTCCAACGGTTTCAAAGTCCAGTTCTTCTCCGGTATAGGAGACTGCAATGCCCATCTTCTCAGCCAGATCCAGGTCTTCTTTCCCATCCATGCTGTGATCTTTGGAAGGCCCTGCACCACTGCCAGTACCGGTACCCAGACACTCCTTCTTGATGGAATCAATGATCATGGAAATTTCATTGCTGTCCATAGAGACTGTCACTGTGTGCGGATCAGACACTGCCTCCATGGAAACACAAGTGTCTGACTGGCCCCCTGGAAAAGGATAAGGATCATGTGAAAGCCTGCCAGCACCAGTGACCATTATGGTGGAAAGATCAGCAGTATGGCCAAAAAGAATAGAGAGGCACACAGGGCAACCTACTTGCTACCCAAAAATGGATGAAAGCAGGAATCTTGCCCTTGCATCATGAGCCAGAAGATAGTGCTTGCAACCATCCCACCCAGCATATTCCCTTAAAAACACCATCTGTCACCCATCCAGCACTACTCCTCAGGAGTCACCTTTGCATGCCCATGCTCCCTCACCCCCTTCTGGGGAACAGTCCAGCTTCTGAAGCCGAGTAGatgccccagctcacctcttcCTACCTGTAGAGCCTGAGGGAAGCACTGGAGTCAAGTACTAAACCACCCACAGTGCATAGTTCAAGAACACACCTGTCACTACACTTTCTGGAGTTGCAGTTGGTGGCACAATGGATTGTGCTGACAGCGTGGGCATCATGACAATTGTTGCCTGGGACACAGGCTCTACAGGGGGTGGCAGGAGTTTAGCTGGAGTTTCACTGGcaacagcagagaaggaagcaagAGGTGTGGTGAACTGTGCAGGCCCAGCTTCTAGAAGCCGAGAAAGGGTAGGAGCACCTaagagtacaagagggaaaaagCACATAAGCAAGAAACAGTCACTGAGCACTCCAATGCAATCACCAGACTCTTTACTGGCTGACTGCTCCCTTCTGGGCCAACATACTATAAATTATCTATGGGCACAGAGAACCACGTTAGTCGCGTGTCAGAAATGCATGGCCCTAAGGACTTACCACTACAGCCAATACCCATGCTGCAGTGAATCAGCCAGCATCTCTAGCAAAGACCTGTTAAACTGTCCGCCTATCATTCAGGCTTTAAGATGAGCTGATCAGAGAGTTTCTTCAACTGGCCCAGCGTGGCGTAAACACTGCGGTAAGTAGATCTAAAGTTGCACTGATTTGAATTACACTACTAATGTAACAAATTGCACAGCTTCAGTAGATTTTTCCATGTAGTATAGAACTTCCTTAAGTATACAGTCTGAGCCAGGACTATGCAGAAACTATGGGGACGTCAGTGTCTATAGTCTAAGGACTGTACAGGTTACACCACATGTTCAAAAGACATTAAGGGCCCCTTTTAAAAACTCACTGCAGATAGCCACATGACTAGGGAGAATGCAGTTCTCAgtgagcagagcagagaggaaTAAGAAATTCTCTTGCAGGTTATCCCTGACAGTTGCCTTCTGGATCAAGGGCTATTTTGCATCTTAAGCTCTAATTCAAGCCTGAATTTCTGGAACACCTTTGGCTCCGGCAGGAGGATACAGATCAGATATTCAAAAGGCACAATGAAAATGTGCACATTGGACATGACGAAGCATTTACAAAAAAGCATAAACCCTTCTACTTCAGAAAACAGGAGCAAACCACTAACTGGCAGAGGGTAAGAAGAAACCTTCTGATGGAAATGCTGCTCTGTACCACTTGACCAGATATACCAGCACCTTTCTGTATACTTACACACCTGACCCTTGGCATAACATCCAAGTGCGTCACAACTATCTGGTTTGCCCCACCACAACAACTTTGAATTGATgcagactaagtgacttgcccaagtttaCGAGTAGTCCACAGCTGAGCCATGTACTGGATCTTTGTTTCCTATCCACTCAACTACCCTCCCTATCCTGAAGCTCCCAGTGCTGGCCATTGTTAAGACAAGTGACCAGCATACACCAACCATGATCGGATCCAGACTGGGAATTGCTATCATCCCATCTTTTACCGGCTACTTTCTCTGGCAGGATCAGATCCCTTttaaaagaaagcaagaaagttCCAATGAATCTCTTAATGGAAAGTGATGAGCCAGCAGCCTACATGTCTTTGGCCCTTTTCTAAAAGGGGCTAACTACAGAACAATCTCAAACTACcttcaggtgccccagaagagagAACTAGGAAGACAGTTTGTTTGGGTTACCTGAAGCAGCAGGGGATGCAGGGACAGCCCCAGATGCCAACTGCATTTCCCCACTGTGCAGCACTGGAAGGACCCCTCCTACCTCCAGGAGGACTCCTGAGCTATTCAGGTGACCAGATGCCACTGCCATCTCGCTTTCACCAACCTGCCAAAGGAAGACAGATGAAGATCCTGGGTTGGTGATACATTTATGCTACTGATTCTCTGCGAGAAATGTACCCCATTAATACATACACTATTCTGTGTATCAGAACTTCTTCTGAACACTTCAGTCTAGTCCAGCCCGACTGAAGTGCATCGTGCTTGCACACCAACATGGCTGTTTCAAAGTATTTGATGACATTCACTTGAAGCAGATGCCATGTGACAGTTGTCTTAGAAGTCAGAGTGAGTGGGACTGTACTCTAGTACCTCTAGCCAAGGGTCTCGAGCTGATTTACAAGTGTCAGTGTACTTAGTCTCTCCAGCCCATAAGCGGAAGGGAAATATCATCATTTCGCAGATGAGAGGGGAAGAAACTTAGCCAATGACCGAGGTGGGAACAGACGCCAAATGCCTTAACTTGACACAAGCATAATCTGGTTTTCCTCAAATCTGAAGATTGCATACTGCTAATTCATAACTCCAGAGAACTGCATGGGAGCCAACTATACTTCTGCAAGTGAGGAACCAGCAacacctacctctctgatagagaAAGGAGTAAGAGAACCCTAAAGCAATTTCGCCTCTCTGTGTACCAGACTTCTTCCCACCCATCAGAAGCCCTAAGGCTCACTGGCCCAGCCTACATAAAGGACAGCTAAGTTTCCCCTATTAAACACCTATTCAGCCCCACCATGGTTAATATTAGGAACTACTATTCCATCAGCCTCCTTTGCTAACCCAATTTTCAGAACAGATCTACTAAACAAGTTACCAAGGAGCATCAACAATTGCTTGTCCCTCTATCACAAGTGCTCCCAACATCCCTAACACCAGTAGGGTAAAACTGGTGTTAGCAATAGTAGTCATTCTGAGGAAACTGAGCCACTGAGTCCAAGACAAAACAAATCACATTATATTTGGGTCACACACGTTTTAAATACATAAAGCTCATTTATTTGACCTCCCTATTTACAAGTTAACCTGGTTTTGCTGAACATTAAAATTTATCTTTGGGCTGAGATGCAGACAAGtatccttacctaataaataaaatcaccaCCAcccaaatatatttgttagtctttaaggtactacaggactgcttggtttttgtgaagctacaaactactactatacacacacacacacacacacccccccccaaactactaaacacagctacttctctgagagGGTTTAATTACAGCTTTAGGATATTCCCTGTGCTGGAATCTCACAAGATCTGGATGGTTTTTTTATACAGCCCTTTTCAACTATCCCAATCAGTACCAGAGTCGGGAGCATAAATTCTGAGTACGTTTATATATGCGAGCAGAAAGCTCCGTACCAGCCTGGGGcttgtggggaggaggctgcccttcTTCAGTAGCTCCGagagcagtggggaaggaggtggagtTGCCTTCTGTCCTAGCATCTTTTTCTGGGGTGAATCATCAGTGACTGGGGTTATGGGGGCATccaggggagcagagcctggagGGGTATCAGGGATCCCAATGAAGGAGGCAACTGGGGTGCTGGGTAATGTCCCTGGAGTTACCTGAGAAAGAGAAAAACCACACTGTTCAAAGCCACACCTTTCACCCTACTGACCAGACCCACTTATTCTTTTCCCCAAGGCCACTGACCCAGCACAACCCAGGAACCTCCTTCATTCATTTCATAGCACCTGCTCTAGACACATGCCTTCACCTTTCACTTCCTGCTGTGCAGGGTCTCTGCCCAAGACACCTGCTCCATTACCTCATCACAGATACCGAAGGGACTTTATCTTGGATAATACTGCACACAGGTCACACGACAGCactaaaaaaataaggaaaaagccAGCAAGGCAAGGGGCCCTCCCAAGCTGCACAGACTCCCCACTCCCTGTTGCTTTCTCTCACCATCGGAAGCATCATTACCCCTGGACTGGTCTCCTCCACAGTTTGCTGAGACAAGTCCCCCAGAGTATAGTCCCTTCCAGGGGAGGTTGATCCTGCAGGAGAACGAACCATCACTCCGGTCAACCTTCGTGGAGGGTTCTTAACTGCCTGACGAGCTGGAAGAGAACAGATAAGAATGAAAATCTCAAGGCTGCAGCTGGGAAACACCCTTGGAATCTATTCTGCTTCTGGCCTAGCTGTCACTCCCAAATAAACCACCTCACTTACAGCAAGGAATACAGGGTCATTTAATTCAACTCCTGCACCACGATAAGGCTGACCATCCTACACCATCCCTAAAGAATCTGTTCAGAGCTCTGCTTTGAACCTGCCTAGTGGTAGGGTCTCCATGACTTCCTCTAGCAACACTTCCATGACAGAAGTGTCCCAGAAGACAAAAAATTCTGACGTTCAACCTACCTTCCTGTGCCTCACCTTCACACATGAATGCAAGTTTTATCTTCCTTCACTAGTGAGTGTCTCTTATTCCTGGTCTACTTCCAATACCCCTTATCAGGCCATTCTCCTGCCTCCCCTCAGGAGTATTTTCTGTAAAGTAGTGCATCCTGCTCTCCCTCCCACTTGACTAAAGGTCCATTTCTACTCCATGGGTTACTCTTTAAACTTTCATTTTGCCTCTGTAGAATGCTGAAAATTGTGTGCAGCCATCTCCCTCCTAACCCTGAACCAAGGAAAGCAGAGTATCTAGCTCTTTCCTATCTGGGTCTCTGGAGGTTCCTTGCTGTCTCCAGGCTAGGCCCTAccccagattttttaaaataagtaagaGTTCCTTTCTGTGTGTTTCGGGAGGAGGAAGCGAATAGTCCCATCTCACCCTGATAAGCAGCATCTGTAGCCCTTCTTTtcacctctgcctcctcctcttccatttttttcttcctgaataaagaaacacacacacttgGCTGCACCATATCCCTGGGACTCAAAAGCCATCTGGTGCCTCCCTGAGTGCCAGCAGGTCACAAACACTAGACCCACAGTCTTCATATGTCAATGAGACACCTCTGCTAGCCGACGCCCACTTTCCCTGAGCCAAGGGGTATTCAGGCTCCAGTCAGAAAATGAGACATTCCATGGAGACATGCTTCCAGCTGCTTTACATTAAAGGAGATGTCAACAGGACACTGCAAACCTTCAACAAGCTCCTTACACAAATGCTGGAGAACTTAGAGACATTCCATGTTGGCTGGTGCCCTCATTCCAAATTTAACCCTTAAAAGCCAGCACATCTGTCCAGATTAGCTGTTCCTCTGAAGACTAGGAGTGCAATGATTGAGAGGAACTGAGAAGGGGGAACATCCCCAATCTCAAGGGACATGAGAAGTATAATTTCAGGGGGAACGAGAAAAGAGAAATAAGATAACCCACATCACAATGTCATTGCATAGCTCTTCCAGCCTGCtatccatgtgcccagcctggaTCAGCTCTGCATCCTTCTTCAGCTGCCTACAAACAGACACAGAATCACCTCAGCACCTATACTATTTAGTAACCACACAAAGTCAGCAATACACACACTGTAGTTCCCTCTACTTCCCcttcctgcacactctctcaggaCAGCTTCAGTAACATTGAGCCTGAGCCATATAATACATACCTATACTTCTCCTGTGTCTCCTTGATCATTTTCTTCAACTCCTCAACTCGCTCTGCTGTAAGTTTCCGCACAATGACATCCTCCAcggtttccacaacctcccctttCTCACCTCGTTTTCTTCTGCAGAAAAAGGACAGGAAAACAATGTAGGCACCAACCAGTAACCCTAATCTGCCTATAAATACTATCGGCTGCCCAAACAGCCTCAGCATTCCAGCAATGCCTGTCGGCTCCTCCCTTACCAACTAACCTCATCCCCAGCTCACCTCTTTCCCTTTTGCTTTTCCTAGAGAGCACTCTGGGACTCACATTATTCAAACACCCTTCCTTCTGATGAGTTCACCTAGCCAGGTATCTTGCCTCTGATAGTGGCCAGCAACAAACGCTTCAGAATGTGCAGAAAATCCCACCATGTGGCAAGTTTCTTtccatcttccaacaaaactggcATGTGCTGAAGCAGGAAGGATTTGCCCTTCTGCAGATTTTTACCTTAACTACTATAACTTCAGATAAAATTTTTACTATCCTCATACATGCCCAAATCTTCTCTTGACTGCTACTAAACTCTTCGCTTCAGTGACTTGTACAGAGAGTTCCGGAGACTAGTTGTGTGTACTAGGAAAAAGTTACTATCATGAAATGTTTTTCCTTTAATGTTGATGGGTGTCAAGGGCTAGTATAAGTGCCTTAGCTCAGAACTTGGGCCTACGACTAGCACAGACAAACATTTCAGCCCGAACAGTTGCCGTGTTAGTACAGGGGAAAGAACAGGAGGTTCAGTTGTTCCTCCCTGCACAAACCCAAAATGCTTTGGGTATATAAAGAAAAGCATATACTGAAGAAGGGGAGAAAAGCCTGCACTCGTTAGATAAACACACACCTCAATTCTTTCTTGTTCTAAGATGTAGTTTTATGCATGCAACTTTTGGTTTATAAGGTATAATTCATGTGACTTGAAggatttgttttttaatacaaaaaagtcATTCTGGTGCGATACTAATGCCATATGTTTTATGAAACATTTAATATAGCCATCTTACTGGAATGATACTAAGAAATATTCTAAGTGTAGACTGCAACTATCTTAAAATACTACATTGGGGATATCCAATGGGAATCATGGCCTAAATAACTCTGGAGCCCCACACTGCACTATGAAGGTgttcaaactgtgggttgggaccccaaagtgggtcacaatCCTATTTTAATAGGGTCCCTGTGGCTGGTTTCGATTTGCTGGGACCAGCAGCTAAAGCCAAAGTCTGAGACCCATCGGCAGCGACCAACCCCTCTGGGCTTCAGCTCTGCGATTGGCACCAGCAACGTTGGGACTTGCTCTTCAGGTTTGGCCACCCAGCCTGGCATAGCGGGTCTtgagtgggctcaggctttggtccccctgccccccagtgtcACGTAGTAAtttctgttgtcagaaggggaCATGATGTAGTAACGTTTGAGAACCCCATGCTATATTATAAAGTTTGCAAGGACCAATGTATGTGAATGAACTGAATAATGATTTCAGGAATAAACATTACAATAACCAGTTACAGAAGTTTCCAAATTTGAAAGTAACTAGTACTCTAAAGTAGGTGAATGGATGAACAAAAAGAGCATTCTAGATGAATATGCCCATGTTTCCTTCCAAATTGCTCTTCCCTTGGCAGCAATCACTTGAGatttccctgtccctgccctctctTCCTTAGACAACGCTAGCAAACCACAACCAGATACACAGCAAGGGCTGCTGCAGAAACCACGTGCCTCATCTTTTGTACTTACTTGGGGGTCTCTGTGGTCTCTAGAAGCTCTGAATACTGAGATGCACAGTGCTAGAGAAAAACAGAGGAGTAAGAGCACACAGAACAGTCACCACAGGCAACAGTACCAGTGAAAGCTCATGTGGGTGCTGGGATCCCCTCTTCAAAGATCTACCATCCATTGAATGTGTTCTCTGAGATATGGATGGGGACACAGCTGCACTCACTGGAGTCACATCTATGAGTGCAAGTGGGCTTAATATACCCAGGCTTACACTCACTCCACTCCTGTCCATATTGATAAGTCAGAAATAAACAGCTTAATACGTGAATCAAAAAAAACAAATACTAGTTATGATCAGAAACTGCAGGATGCTCTCAGTGTTGGAGGAGACAAGAATACCTCAAAGTAGTGGGCTGACCAGAATTGTACCAAGAGTAGCTCTTCACAAGACATAAATGGGACTAGAAGAACGACAATATTAAAAAAGTGATTTAATGTGTCCCTCAGATGAGCACGTCCTCTCTGGATGTCACAAGGTACTGACTTTTGAGCAGCCATAACCCCAGAAACCAGTCTTGACAAGACTTGGAGCTCTGTTCCAAAGCATCTTACCTTTTGAGAAAACCAGTCAGGTGGGCGGCCGGGTTCTGCAAAGGGCTTGATAGCTCTGCTGACTGATACCCTGAAAGAAACAACAGATAAATGACCAGAAACCTGCCTTTCAATACACACCAAGCCATGCAGCATGGTGCTATGTTGTCTCACTGCTTACTCAGTCGATGGACACGTAACATACAGAACCTTCCTAGCTATTTACGAGAGGAAACCTTTGGAAAGATGCTGTGCATGCGCAAGCCCTAGTGTAACAACGGTCTCGTCTGTGACTGGGGCTCCTAGATACTTTGGCAATACAAAAAATAAGTTAGCTAGTAAATTCCTGACAATTGTCCACCTCCAGCCCTAGAAACGCCCCTTTCCAAACAAACGGAAGTCTTCCTTGACACAGAATTGAGGCTCGGAAGAACAGCATCACTCTCCCTCTATAAAAGC
This window encodes:
- the BRD8 gene encoding bromodomain-containing protein 8 isoform X5, which produces MAAGTGKHKLLGAGPTEPWSVREKLCLASSVMRSGDQNWVSVSRAIKPFAEPGRPPDWFSQKHCASQYSELLETTETPKRKRGEKGEVVETVEDVIVRKLTAERVEELKKMIKETQEKYRQLKKDAELIQAGHMDSRLEELCNDIVMKKKMEEEEAEVKRRATDAAYQARQAVKNPPRRLTGVMVRSPAGSTSPGRDYTLGDLSQQTVEETSPGVTPGTLPSTPVASFIGIPDTPPGSAPLDAPITPVTDDSPQKKMLGQKATPPPSPLLSELLKKGSLLPTSPRLVGESEMAVASGHLNSSGVLLEVGGVLPVLHSGEMQLASGAVPASPAASGGQSDTCVSMEAVSDPHTVTVSMDSNEISMIIDSIKKECLGTGTGSGAGPSKDHSMDGKEDLDLAEKMGIAVSYTGEELDFETVGDIIAIIEEKGDDHPEVLDVAAVEAALSFCEETDDPQALTGPWEHPIQQDHEKQAQISQVAVTVKQERRDCEESQAKEIQELISIGELRSEIKTESAELEQNELDSEEATEAAVQIAETPELRSRETEEQQKAAGIVGENSNTETESVKGDTPAHNTVKTEMLPDDDLSPPHVLSAGDNSSQADVQHKFELSESMKEETRAAFGKDAQGEDDDEDGASDAASLEEPKEEDQGEGYLSEMDNEPPVSESDDGFSIHNAPLQSHTLADSIPSSPASSQFSVCSEDQEAIQAQKIWKKAIMLVWRAAANHRYANVFLQPVTDDIAPGYHSIVQRPMDLSTIKKNIENGLIRTTAEFQRDIMLMFQNAVMYNSCDHDVYHMAVEMQRDVLEQIQQFLATQLIMQTSESGISAKSLRGRDSTRKQDASEKDSVPMGSPAFLLSLFDGGTRGRRCAIEADLKMKK
- the BRD8 gene encoding bromodomain-containing protein 8 isoform X2, whose protein sequence is MAAGTGKHKLLGAGPTEPWSVREKLCLASSVMRSGDQNWVSVSRAIKPFAEPGRPPDWFSQKHCASQYSELLETTETPKRKRGEKGEVVETVEDVIVRKLTAERVEELKKMIKETQEKYRQLKKDAELIQAGHMDSRLEELCNDIVMKKKMEEEEAEVKRRATDAAYQARQAVKNPPRRLTGVMVRSPAGSTSPGRDYTLGDLSQQTVEETSPGVTPGTLPSTPVASFIGIPDTPPGSAPLDAPITPVTDDSPQKKMLGQKATPPPSPLLSELLKKGSLLPTSPRLVGESEMAVASGHLNSSGVLLEVGGVLPVLHSGEMQLASGAVPASPAASGAPTLSRLLEAGPAQFTTPLASFSAVASETPAKLLPPPVEPVSQATIVMMPTLSAQSIVPPTATPESVVTGGQSDTCVSMEAVSDPHTVTVSMDSNEISMIIDSIKKECLGTGTGSGAGPSKDHSMDGKEDLDLAEKMGIAVSYTGEELDFETVGDIIAIIEEKGDDHPEVLDVAAVEAALSFCEETDDPQALTGPWEHPIQQDHEKQAQISQVAVTVKQERRDCEESQAKEIQELISIGELRSEIKTESAELEQNELDSEEATEAAVQIAETPELRSRETEEQQKAAGIVGENSNTETESVKGDTPAHNTVKTEMLPDDDLSPPHVLSAGDNSSQADVQHKFELSESMKEETRAAFGKDAQGEDDDEDGASDAASLEEPKEEDQGEGYLSEMDNEPPVSESDDGFSIHNAPLQSHTLADSIPSSPASSQFSVCSEDQEAIQAQKIWKKAIMLVWRAAANHRYANVFLQPVTDDIAPGYHSIVQRPMDLSTIKKNIENGLIRTTAEFQRDIMLMFQNAVMYNSCDHDVYHMAVEMQRDVLEQIQQFLATQLIMQTSESGISAKSLRGRDSTRKQDASEKDSVPMGSPAFLLSLFDGGTRGRRCAIEADLKMKK
- the BRD8 gene encoding bromodomain-containing protein 8 isoform X4, producing the protein MAAGTGKHKLLGAGPTEPWSVREKLCLASSVMRSGDQNWVSVSRAIKPFAEPGRPPDWFSQKHCASQYSELLETTETPKRKRGEKGEVVETVEDVIVRKLTAERVEELKKMIKETQEKYRQLKKDAELIQAGHMDSRLEELCNDIVMKKKMEEEEAEVKRRATDAAYQARQAVKNPPRRLTGVMVRSPAGSTSPGRDYTLGDLSQQTVEETSPGVMMLPMVGESEMAVASGHLNSSGVLLEVGGVLPVLHSGEMQLASGAVPASPAASGAPTLSRLLEAGPAQFTTPLASFSAVASETPAKLLPPPVEPVSQATIVMMPTLSAQSIVPPTATPESVVTGGQSDTCVSMEAVSDPHTVTVSMDSNEISMIIDSIKKECLGTGTGSGAGPSKDHSMDGKEDLDLAEKMGIAVSYTGEELDFETVGDIIAIIEEKGDDHPEVLDVAAVEAALSFCEETDDPQALTGPWEHPIQQDHEKQAQISQVAVTVKQERRDCEESQAKEIQELISIGELRSEIKTESAELEQNELDSEEATEAAVQIAETPELRSRETEEQQKAAGIVGENSNTETESVKGDTPAHNTVKTEMLPDDDLSPPHVLSAGDNSSQADVQHKFELSESMKEETRAAFGKDAQGEDDDEDGASDAASLEEPKEEDQGEGYLSEMDNEPPVSESDDGFSIHNAPLQSHTLADSIPSSPASSQFSVCSEDQEAIQAQKIWKKAIMLVWRAAANHRYANVFLQPVTDDIAPGYHSIVQRPMDLSTIKKNIENGLIRTTAEFQRDIMLMFQNAVMYNSCDHDVYHMAVEMQRDVLEQIQQFLATQLIMQTSESGISAKSLRGRDSTRKQDASEKDSVPMGSPAFLLSLFDGGTRGRRCAIEADLKMKK
- the BRD8 gene encoding bromodomain-containing protein 8 isoform X3 is translated as MAAGTGKHKLLGAGPTEPWSVREKLCLASSVMRSGDQNWVSVSRAIKPFAEPGRPPDWFSQKHCASQYSELLETTETPKRKRGEKGEVVETVEDVIVRKLTAERVEELKKMIKETQEKYRQLKKDAELIQAGHMDSRLEELCNDIVMKKKMEEEEAEVKRRATDAAYQARQAVKNPPRRLTGVMVRSPAGSTSPGRDYTLGDLSQQTVEETSPGVMMLPMVTPGTLPSTPVASFIGIPDTPPGSAPLDAPITPVTDDSPQKKMLGQKATPPPSPLLSELLKKGSLLPTSPRLVGESEMAVASGHLNSSGVLLEVGGVLPVLHSGEMQLASGAVPASPAASGGQSDTCVSMEAVSDPHTVTVSMDSNEISMIIDSIKKECLGTGTGSGAGPSKDHSMDGKEDLDLAEKMGIAVSYTGEELDFETVGDIIAIIEEKGDDHPEVLDVAAVEAALSFCEETDDPQALTGPWEHPIQQDHEKQAQISQVAVTVKQERRDCEESQAKEIQELISIGELRSEIKTESAELEQNELDSEEATEAAVQIAETPELRSRETEEQQKAAGIVGENSNTETESVKGDTPAHNTVKTEMLPDDDLSPPHVLSAGDNSSQADVQHKFELSESMKEETRAAFGKDAQGEDDDEDGASDAASLEEPKEEDQGEGYLSEMDNEPPVSESDDGFSIHNAPLQSHTLADSIPSSPASSQFSVCSEDQEAIQAQKIWKKAIMLVWRAAANHRYANVFLQPVTDDIAPGYHSIVQRPMDLSTIKKNIENGLIRTTAEFQRDIMLMFQNAVMYNSCDHDVYHMAVEMQRDVLEQIQQFLATQLIMQTSESGISAKSLRGRDSTRKQDASEKDSVPMGSPAFLLSLFDGGTRGRRCAIEADLKMKK
- the BRD8 gene encoding bromodomain-containing protein 8 isoform X1, with translation MAAGTGKHKLLGAGPTEPWSVREKLCLASSVMRSGDQNWVSVSRAIKPFAEPGRPPDWFSQKHCASQYSELLETTETPKRKRGEKGEVVETVEDVIVRKLTAERVEELKKMIKETQEKYRQLKKDAELIQAGHMDSRLEELCNDIVMKKKMEEEEAEVKRRATDAAYQARQAVKNPPRRLTGVMVRSPAGSTSPGRDYTLGDLSQQTVEETSPGVMMLPMVTPGTLPSTPVASFIGIPDTPPGSAPLDAPITPVTDDSPQKKMLGQKATPPPSPLLSELLKKGSLLPTSPRLVGESEMAVASGHLNSSGVLLEVGGVLPVLHSGEMQLASGAVPASPAASGAPTLSRLLEAGPAQFTTPLASFSAVASETPAKLLPPPVEPVSQATIVMMPTLSAQSIVPPTATPESVVTGGQSDTCVSMEAVSDPHTVTVSMDSNEISMIIDSIKKECLGTGTGSGAGPSKDHSMDGKEDLDLAEKMGIAVSYTGEELDFETVGDIIAIIEEKGDDHPEVLDVAAVEAALSFCEETDDPQALTGPWEHPIQQDHEKQAQISQVAVTVKQERRDCEESQAKEIQELISIGELRSEIKTESAELEQNELDSEEATEAAVQIAETPELRSRETEEQQKAAGIVGENSNTETESVKGDTPAHNTVKTEMLPDDDLSPPHVLSAGDNSSQADVQHKFELSESMKEETRAAFGKDAQGEDDDEDGASDAASLEEPKEEDQGEGYLSEMDNEPPVSESDDGFSIHNAPLQSHTLADSIPSSPASSQFSVCSEDQEAIQAQKIWKKAIMLVWRAAANHRYANVFLQPVTDDIAPGYHSIVQRPMDLSTIKKNIENGLIRTTAEFQRDIMLMFQNAVMYNSCDHDVYHMAVEMQRDVLEQIQQFLATQLIMQTSESGISAKSLRGRDSTRKQDASEKDSVPMGSPAFLLSLFDGGTRGRRCAIEADLKMKK